The stretch of DNA ATACTGGCATAATGACTTCGTTCCAAGGTACGACCGCCCCGCAGCGCATCCACACAGCCAACAGTTCTACCCTGAGGCAACGGGGTTCGGAAGTCGTTTTCCCAAGAACTAACGCCATCTCCTATTTCCTCGTACCATAAATGTGAAGGAACCTGGGAAGAAGATTCACAGTAACGTATAACTAGCGAGAGGGCCAGTCCACAGGAAGACGGGGCACATGACAAAAACGGTAGAGAGACATGAGAATAACTAATAATGCTCGAGGGAGGCATCTGCCTGTCTGATATCACGTTAGCAAAAAGCCGCTTCCCCGTTACATGGCTAGCACCCTGTCGTAGACTGCGCTGAAGAGGACAATTTCCACGCAGACATGTCCTCGGGGTGTGAGTTTCCCGCCTTTGGCGGTGGGTTTACTCTGGAAAGTCCCGTGTCTAAGCTTGTTGGGGCCACCGTGCTAAATGCGTTtggagggaaggcgcgaagagggTAAAACGCCAAGGTTGCGGTGCATAGGGAAGGTCTACTACTGAGGCCATTAACACTCGTCTCCTGACCGGAGACGAGGTCACTCCCCTAGGATCTTACTCCTGCCTAAGCACCTGAGCAAAATACTGCATGAATGCGTCGCTTTCTGAAGTGATTTCGCTAGCATCCGCCATCGAGAGACCAGTTTAGCCTTGGTAACTTTTCTGGAAACGGCCTGCTGTCCGTTCGTGTCACGTGTGTCACCTTTGCTTGCGGTGGTGTGCCCAATGAGGACGCTGAGACGGCATTGCCGCCTTGGAGCCTCCTCGTGCCAGGCAGAGCTGCAGCGAACAGAAATGCCCACGGACACCCTGGCCCACTTCGTACATTTGTATCGTACCGTATCGGGCTACTATCAAGGAAACGGGTCGGCCGTTGGGGTGTTGGAGCTCTTAAccgctctctgtccttgCTCAAAAGTACTCCGTCAGCAAACAAAAAATAAACGGTGAAGCGGACGAATTCGAAGGGCTTTGGTACATGCATGGAAATCTAGTAGCTTATATACAGGACGCAAGTGTTACAGAACGGCGGCAGTGTGCGACTGATTGGGCTGCGCTCTTTGGGAAACTCTTGAGAGATTCTCTTCTGGCCTCTCAACCGACATTCCTTAGAATCCAGGGACTTTGGAACACTTGGCGCACTTCACAAGTGTAAAACAGAGGCAACCATGTCAGTCATGACACAGTTCCCTGGTCCAAGCTCTCGACACGGAACGGATCTTCCACGAGTGTGACCAGGCgtccagagaaaaacgccctGCTTCGGTGGAATACCTATATACCAGATCGACGCGAGGGAGCCAGGAGCCACCGCAACTCCGGAAGCTTCTGCTTACTGCAGTCGTGTTTCACGAAAAAACTCGTATACTTCCTCAGCAGTTCTCTGCCCACATGTGCAGTGTGAAAAAGAAGCCTGGAAAAGAACGCTCATCTACCCAACCAGTCCAGTACCCACCAGACACTTGACTAATGCTTCGGCGCGGGCAATGGAACTGGGAAAATGCCGACGGGAATGGAGGCGTTTGAGACTAAATTCTGCGAGGAGGTttgcgagaaaaagaaagtggAATGCTCCCTTCTTACGGATGCGGCAGTGGGCTTCTTTTGGCGGGGAAGGGACACAAAAAAACGAATATACATCAGCTGAATTTTTCGGGCGCGGGGCAGTCGGGCGActcgaaaaggcagaaacgctGCGGTCGATTTTTCTTGCTCCActtttctcccccctctctggCGCATTTCACCGGACGCGTTCAAGACCAGGGCcagttctcttccttgttcttTTGGGGTGTTTCGATTTCTCCCTGCATCTCCGTCTCATTTTTCGTCAAAATCTTGGTGACGCAGGGGGACATCCTGAGAAGCACATGTTCGCTCCCAGAATCCGTCCCTACGGCGCTATCAACGCGACTCGTCAGTGTCGGATGCGAGCCGGTTGCAGAACCTACCAtatccttctctcctttcttttctctttcaatctcgttttttctgtgtgtgcccATTCCCGCCTTTTTCACCGattccccgtttttctctgtctccagacTCGCTCTGGCCGTTCCCCATACATCCATTGTATATAGGGCGGAGTCGTCTGACCAGAAACGCCGTGTTTGGTTTCTGCTCCTCCAAGTTTCCCCGTTTCCCAGCATACGGAGAACGCTGGGGTTTCACAGCACCCTTTTCGATTCCAGCAGTTGGTAGGCTTCTGCTCTCGTCttgcttctcgcttttctccagTCAAAAAGACACTCCATCTTTGTTTCCACCTGTCAAGTCGAAGGCCGACGGACGTTGTTGCTAACGAATTTCGCTTGTGTCTCTTGAATTCGGTCTCTGCCGACTCTGTTCTCAGCACGCCGCGTTGCGCTTCCTGCGTTGGTCTTCGTCGCCCCCGTACTTTCTATCCTACCGCCTCTCAAGTCAAAGCAGCAGCGGAGACTCTCGTGAAACCTTTCCTACACGCCGTTCGGATGCGCCCCTGTGAATGCATTCCGGCCAGATTGCTTCATTTTCTCGAACCCTGcacgcgtctcgcttctcttccagcACTGGGCAGACCGTGGAGAGACCGAGCAGGGAATCCGGCTCAGCCGTTTGCCGTAGCCCTGGCCGCAGAGTGCCTCGTCCCTTTTCGTGACTCCTCGTCCCCCGCTCGGAAATCTTCGACCGTCcacctttctttcctgtcttgaatgctttctccttctcgcttctttccttaTCTCCGTCTTGCGCTGAACAgctgcttctctgccgctgtAGAGCGACTGCTGTTTCGTCCAAGAGTCCCCTCGGCTGTTCCAAGTCGCGTGCCCCATTACACCCTTCGCGTCTgatttctcttttctctgcggcaCGTCTTTGCTCGCAGCCCACacccctttcttccctcgctgttttcggtctctttcttctttgctcgtGCCTGTCCCTTTcgtcggcttcttccgctgcatCGCGTCCGGCCTTTTGTTGGGGCGCTGTCGACGCCATCTTCCGTTCAGGATGTCGAAAGACACGCGAGGAGAGGTGATGGCTGCCTCCGCCGGAGCCGCACCTGCTGACGCGGAGGGGGAGGAAGGACGTTCCTACGTctttctgcgttctctctcgggcaGCAAAATTCACACGATTCAAGGAGAAATTATGCAGAAACTGGAGGCGATCATGGTCGGCCAGAAGGGCGCCGAAGTCGGCCCCGACGAAGCAACAATTCAGGAAGACATGACGATCTTGAATGAGTATGTATGGCACCTGCTAACCCAAGAGGTCGCCAGCCAGGGGAGGTTGAAGAAGGAACTCGCCGAGTTCCTTCAGACCAATGTAAGTCCAGATGAGGCGGCGGGAAAGTGATTCCGGTTCCCTGcgcgttcgctctcttttgcttcgcCACGCACTTTCCTCTTTGTGGTATGGCTCTTgcctcgcgccgccctcAGCTTCACCTTTCTGGCCGGCCCTGCTGTTCTCgccccccctttctctcctatctatctatatctatatatgtttgtctatatctacatctatatgtatatctatatctatcaTATTTTTATCGACATCTGTCTATCTCTGCACACGTAACGAGAGATGATATGTAGCGCCCTGAACGGTTTTAGCACCTGAtggcgttctctctgtgcgtctgGTTTCCCAGGGTGCGCATCTCGGAGTTCTATcaccctctctgtctctctgtctttctctctctctctgtctttctctctgtctgtctttctctctctctgtctgtctcggCGCTTTCCTTTGGGCACGCACAGGTGCGTATAcatgtctccgtttccatgGCGCTTGGTCGGTGGACTGTCGCTGCGTGTTTTCTGTCCCAGACCGAAGAGTTCGTTTCGTGGCTAGACACATTGCTGGCTCGCCACGACCCCGAagcgtctgcctcggccgAGGAGGGCGCTCTCGACGGAGCGGAGACCCCGCCGTCTGTGCGCGCGCACAGTGGGGACAAGAAGGGCCGCTACAGGTCGgacgtttcgcctctctctcgcgacgaGTCTCGCCACGGCCGGAGCTCTCGGCGAAGCGCCGAGTCTTCCGACCGGTACAGGTCCCGACACCGCGCATCGCGCCACTACGAAGACTGCAAGCGAGAGGACAGGCACCGAAGAAGGCATGAAGAGAGTCGCGAAGACAGGCACCGGAGTCGGCGGAGACGGGACTACGACGACCGCAGCCGCAGCCCGTACtcgcgaagagacaaggacTACCACCGGAGCCCCGACCAGTACCACAGCTCGAGTCATCCTCGCGGGAGACACGAAGACGACCGCGAAAGCTCCCGAGTGGCGCATGCTCGTgacggagacggccgagCGGGACGGTTGATCGGGTTGGCGGTGAAGCAGGCAACCGGCGCGGTGCGCcggagcggaggcgcggagCGCTCAGACGCGCTGCAGGGACACGCCTTCCCAGCGAGCGAAGACTGCCGCGGGATGAGCAGGCGGAGTCGTAGCCGGAGCGCAGGCCGCGTCCGTGCGATCGTCCTGGTCGACGAGCGGGGCGCAGTTCGAGGCCGCGGCGAGAGcgcagaagagcggcgcgaTGACGCGGCCCGGGACGGCGCGCCCCAGGCCGACGTGGCGGGGCTCAacggcgaggccgctgcaaccgggaagacgaaggcgattCTCAGGTGAGAGCATGTGGGCGACAGAGGATCCGGGAAACAAAGACAGTCGAGGTCAAACGTCAACTTTGAGCTCGATATCTATACCTGCAGGGCGGGGGGAGACCGTGACCAAGCGGAAAGGGCCGGGGGCGGGAGGCAAAATTAATTCGAC from Neospora caninum Liverpool complete genome, chromosome XI encodes:
- a CDS encoding putative zinc finger (CCCH type) protein, producing MSKDTRGEVMAASAGAAPADAEGEEGRSYVFLRSLSGSKIHTIQGEIMQKLEAIMVGQKGAEVGPDEATIQEDMTILNEYVWHLLTQEVASQGRLKKELAEFLQTNTEEFVSWLDTLLARHDPEASASAEEGALDGAETPPSVRAHSGDKKGRYRSDVSPLSRDESRHGRSSRRSAESSDRYRSRHRASRHYEDCKREDRHRRRHEESREDRHRSRRRRDYDDRSRSPYSRRDKDYHRSPDQYHSSSHPRGRHEDDRESSRVAHARDGDGRAGRLIGLAVKQATGAVRRSGGAERSDALQGHAFPASEDCRGMSRRSRSRSAGRVRAIVLVDERGAVRGRGESAEERRDDAARDGAPQADVAGLNGEAAATGKTKAILRPNPRYAAGGGAGSPALLSDRRPPFLSSPSHPAGAARPGAGFPGSPHDDLSRHPHGSNAGFGEPYQPSYGAFPASGAEMDMEMGVPGAPGEGSYAPFPTPANTEEQLDLNRGGAAFLAVGGSAGPKAVAPGLGGGDPAGAQPFAPGKVRKRCIKWPRCPFGANCMYIHPTAKCTKWPRCAFGDACFYWHPAVMCKFGTSWALRASALRAVSAPYTKKREKIRTLSTRTKGRAGRSPSIFVDEYSRCSRQRRQLPPDAVLSLTVHMYVCIYIYIYIYIYIYIYIYNMYIYIYIHIHIHIHIYIYIYTYTYTYIYIYIIYVYVYIYIYIYIYIYYIYIYIYYISISA